A segment of the Triticum urartu cultivar G1812 chromosome 1, Tu2.1, whole genome shotgun sequence genome:
ggtgcactacgggtatctccgaaagtatctgttgggttggcacgaatcgagactgggatttgttactccgtatgacggagaggtatctctgggcccactcgataagacatcatcgtaatgagctcaatgtgactaaggggttggtcacgggatgatgtgttacgaaactagtaaagagacttgccgtaacgagattgaacaaggtatcggtataccgatgatcgaatctcgggcaagtgctataccggtagacaaagggaattgtatacgggattgattgaatcctcgacatcgtgattcatccgatgagatcatcgtggaacatgtgggagccaacatgggtatccagatcccgctgttggttattggctggagagatgtctcggtcatgtctgcatgattcccgaacccatagggtctacacacttaagattcgatgacgctagggttatagggaaagtttgtacgtggttactgaatgttgtttggagtcccggatgagatcctggacgtaatgaggagttctagaatggtccggagacaaagatttatatatgggaagtccttatTCGGTCGCCGGAACTGTTCAggggtttatcggtattgtaccgggaccaccgaaagggttccgggggtccaccgggagggtccaccagccccagagggccctatgggctgaatATGGAGGCGGAACCAGCCCATAGGTGGGCTGGGCGCCAAActccctagggcccatgcgccttgGGTTttggggaaccctaaagggggcgccccccttggcttggggggcaaagccttcccccttggccgcccccccccccctagatccatctggagggggccagccccccccccccttccccctataaatagaggggaggtgggagggcagccgcaccacatccaaggcgcagccctccccctctccaacacctcctcctccccccgcgacgcttggcgaagccctgccggagtaccaCGCTGCTCCAACActaccatgtcgtcgtgctgctgctggacagagtcttccccaacctctccctctctccttgctagatcaaggtgtgggagacgtcatcggcttgcacgtgtgttgaacgcggagacgccgttgttcggcgcttggatcggaatcaaccgcgatctgaatcgccacgagtacgactccctcatccgcgttcttgtaacgcttccgtgccgcgatcttcaagggtatgaagatgcacccccctctctctcgttgctagtttctccatagattgatcttggtgatgcgtagaaaattttaaatttctgcaacgatccccaacatcAAACATGGTGTTAACTTCCTCCAAATACATATGACCCTGCAATCAAAGCACCTAAGCAAGATTTATACGTTTTAAACAAATGTGGGATGAAGTATGAGCGAAAATCGGCAAAAACCCATGATATAAAACAGAGACATCATCTACTTTAATAATATCATCACAAAAACTTAAATAATCTTAACTATAAAGTAACTAAATGAGGATTTGAACCCCCCCCCCTACAAAAAACATTTCCCTATTTGACTTGGATATAGAGTTACAACGTTTCTAGTAAGAAATGAAGGGGGGGTGCAGAAACAACTGGTGAACAAATTGGCATTTGAGTTAACTCCcaacaaggggggggggggcatttAATCAGTTCACCACAAAAGAGAACCTGAATAACCTTAACTACTCCCTTCGTTTTGTATACAAGGGCACTTTGTTTTTGTGTCAAACTTGGACTTATCATATTGGTCAACAAAATATGGGTTATATACTTATATGTCATAACAAAATATACCATCGAAAAGTGCATCCATTGGCATGTTTTTTGTGGGAGATAACTCAAATTTTGTTGGTAAAACTAATGGTCAAAATTAGACATAAAAAGTGAAGTGGCCTTGTATAAAAATGGCGGGGGTAGCTAAGGATTTGACACCAACATTTTCTATTTTAGAAGGATCTAAGGTTACATCGATTCTAGAAAAATCAATAGGGAAAACACATCTGCCTTTGTGCGCGGGCTGAATCAACAACCAAATACAAGACCGACAACACAGGGAAATCAACACAAATACCACGAGGATTGCATCAAAGCATGAACAAAACCACCATTGAAAAACTTGTTATAGGGGGAAAAGAAACCTAAACCCTAGAACTTGACCCACCTGAGAAACAAGAGGGGAGAAGAACTGAGGAAGCGAAGCAGAAACGACACCAATCCACACTAGTATAGTGCTACTGACACATAACCTAAAAACCAACAATCCAAATTGAAGCGTTTAAAAAGAAACTATGAAAGCAGCCCATCAATCTTAGAAAATTAAACTAAAAAAAGAACGTTCAAACCTCCCCACGCACGAATCATGATACGAACAAACCCACATCCATGAATTCGACTTAGTTGCCCGCCAAAAAAAAGAGAGCGCCGATACTTCAGATGCCTAAAAAACAGTTCGCATCAGTCACATTCAATCCTACCCGAACAGTTCGAAGgtcgtcttcctcctcccacTATCTTCCTCAACGCATGATCCAATCCAGCAGCCCTTGCGCAATCAGACCCAACCATCCTATTACCCGCGGCTGGCGGGCGCTACCGTGTGCCACCTCGCCGACCCGCCCTCTCCCCGCCGTCGTGCTGGACGTCGCCCCTGCTATTCCTCTAAGTCGCGCCCAGATGAACAACTCcgccaccccaccccaccccacccctcCCGCCCTCCACCCCTGGTTACGTTACGGACTAGCTCCTGCCGGCTCCCACTCATACACGACTTGGCCTCGCCGTGGCCGGCGCTCCTCACATCGTCCTTGCCTTCGGCCTAAAGTGACTGGGGTCACGACAAATTTCAGGCACATGATATTTAGCAAAAATGATAAAAAATCGACTGTACCAAAAAAGAATCAAATGACCGAAGAACGGCGAACACGAGTAAATAAATTAAAATGGTGGAGTTGGTACCGCACATTGCACAATCTGAAAGCTCAAACACGCCAAACTTGCACAACAAAAGCTCTCTGGAACAGAAATGACACAACCGGAAGACATGACAGTTGTGACGGAAGCAACACAACACTAAACCAAGAGTACATCGGAAAGGAGACGGTAGAAGCAAGAGTACGCCTTCTACACCGCTTGCGACTGCTGTTGAGCGACAGCAGGCTGGCCGATCGCGATGCCGTCGTGCTTGGTCTCGCCCGCCGACGACGGCCCCGCCACGGCGCCCAGGGTAGCGGTAGTACcagcacccgccgccgccgccatcgccacgTAAAGCACGATGTAAGATATGATCCCGAGCACGGTGGCGAGGATGCTCAGAATGGCGCCCATCCTGAAGACGCCGTCCTTGAGGTAGGTACATCCCTGGCCCTGTGGAGTTCTGCGGGTCATGGGGGCATTCCCGAACGCACCTTGCAAGAAGAACCACTCCGCGATCAACGCTGCTATCCTGCACACACATACACAACATATTCATCACCCGTTGATTTGATCGTCGTCACCTCCATCGATCGAACGAACCCTCGACATGCCTACCAGTGGCTTCCACTGTGCCACACATGCATCATGTATGGACTATGAGCACGGAAGCTCACCATGAGACGAGGCAGAGAAGGGCGCCAAGGCCAATGACCCTCTTGGACCTGGAACGCTTGGACCCGGAGAAGCCGGCGCCCCGAGGCTTGCAGCAGCCGCAGCAGCCGCCGACGGCGGAGGCGGTGATCTGGGCCACCAGCAGCAGGAGGGCCGCCACTAGCCCCAGTGCGTATGCC
Coding sequences within it:
- the LOC125532908 gene encoding uncharacterized protein LOC125532908, which codes for MKTGVIILSVVVAVFGVASAVLGLIAEGAKLTPNDIKISRNECVYPDNPAYALGLVAALLLLVAQITASAVGGCCGCCKPRGAGFSGSKRSRSKRVIGLGALLCLVSWIAALIAEWFFLQGAFGNAPMTRRTPQGQGCTYLKDGVFRMGAILSILATVLGIISYIVLYVAMAAAAGAGTTATLGAVAGPSSAGETKHDGIAIGQPAVAQQQSQAV